The proteins below come from a single uncultured Fibrobacter sp. genomic window:
- a CDS encoding GRP family sugar transporter has product MASSVLSIIGVLMGIFAFGTYMIPLKKYPHYSSWAFIAVMSLGALLCSSVIATVTGQFNLQPVGVACGLLWVVGGALCFWAVQAEADLAGAGLRSMSVSILLSFITGVTLFAEHTLLYFSIPAIVCMLVGIWIPAGKMQHIWKNWRSLLSGAVFGSYLIPYKLSNLGDMEFLFPFSVGVCIGSIVLFLLITLKRGKRFDMPLVPSLFAFFAGSLWMLGTLAIFWAIADDGLFGYAVGYPLLQLNLVVNQLWGVFAFGEYATRRERIKLATSTVVILAGAVLLTLSKM; this is encoded by the coding sequence TTGGCAAGTAGCGTTCTCAGCATCATCGGCGTCTTGATGGGCATATTCGCCTTCGGAACCTACATGATTCCGCTCAAGAAATATCCGCACTATTCGTCTTGGGCGTTCATCGCCGTTATGTCGTTGGGTGCGTTGCTTTGCTCGTCGGTTATCGCGACCGTTACGGGACAGTTCAACTTGCAGCCGGTCGGCGTTGCCTGCGGCTTGCTCTGGGTTGTTGGCGGTGCGCTGTGTTTCTGGGCTGTGCAGGCGGAAGCGGATTTGGCGGGTGCCGGTCTGCGCTCCATGAGCGTGAGTATATTGCTTTCGTTCATTACGGGTGTCACCCTTTTTGCCGAACACACCCTGCTCTATTTTTCGATTCCTGCCATCGTGTGCATGCTTGTGGGTATCTGGATTCCGGCTGGCAAGATGCAGCACATTTGGAAAAACTGGCGTTCGCTCCTTTCGGGGGCCGTATTCGGTTCGTACCTGATTCCGTACAAACTCAGCAACCTCGGAGACATGGAATTCCTTTTCCCGTTCTCGGTGGGTGTTTGCATCGGAAGCATTGTCCTGTTCTTGTTGATTACCTTGAAGCGTGGCAAACGCTTTGACATGCCCTTGGTCCCGTCGCTGTTTGCCTTTTTTGCCGGCTCGCTCTGGATGCTCGGAACGCTTGCCATTTTCTGGGCCATTGCTGACGATGGCCTGTTCGGTTATGCAGTGGGCTATCCGCTTTTACAACTTAACCTTGTCGTGAACCAGCTTTGGGGTGTGTTTGCCTTCGGTGAATATGCGACGCGCCGCGAACGTATAAAACTGGCCACGTCCACGGTGGTTATCTTAGCGGGAGCTGTGCTGCTCACGCTCTCTAAAATGTAG
- the mnmE gene encoding tRNA uridine-5-carboxymethylaminomethyl(34) synthesis GTPase MnmE: protein MDSRTIVAPMTPAGVSAVAAVRVSGPEVRDVVRALFGDAALATIKPREVRLGTARYPRPADAGEGECLTAAPAIDSLVYVFFEGPNSYTGEDVLELYPHGNPLIVRELIRAIREVGGVRLAEPGEFTRRAFLNGKMDLAQAESVADVIHSANLSELRNAHRLLGGALSKRVVSLAEQVKDISARLELDVDFAEEEADPDYAAWGDKIAAIRSNVVAILKSFKGAAVRRLPLVVLYGAPNAGKSSLANALLGEDRILVSDIPGTTRDFVEVRLFLDGGEIRLVDTAGIAAQATDKLDALSMEKSREILEEADLKILVDAGDDEARGSMPLAREKGEPASRVIARERSDRGNPDFIVHSKSDLRDASTAEGACQNSLRVSSKTGEGLDELKRMMNESLFKNDEATEDFWITSEREKACLEDALAGIDRALDLIRTNPAVELLAFEMQLVRRALQSIVGEISSEDILQSIFAGFCIGK, encoded by the coding sequence ATGGATTCCCGGACTATCGTAGCCCCGATGACCCCTGCCGGCGTGAGTGCCGTGGCCGCCGTCCGCGTGAGCGGGCCGGAGGTTCGCGATGTGGTGCGCGCTTTGTTCGGGGATGCGGCACTTGCAACAATCAAGCCGCGCGAAGTCCGTCTTGGGACGGCCCGCTACCCGCGCCCGGCTGACGCCGGGGAAGGCGAATGCCTTACGGCGGCCCCCGCTATCGACAGCCTCGTCTATGTTTTTTTTGAAGGCCCGAATTCCTATACGGGCGAAGACGTGCTGGAACTTTACCCGCACGGCAACCCGCTCATCGTGCGCGAACTGATTCGCGCTATCCGTGAAGTCGGCGGTGTGCGGCTCGCCGAGCCGGGCGAGTTCACTCGCCGCGCGTTCCTCAACGGGAAAATGGACCTTGCCCAGGCGGAATCCGTCGCCGACGTGATTCACAGCGCGAACCTCTCTGAACTGCGGAACGCCCACCGCCTGCTGGGTGGCGCCCTGTCAAAACGCGTCGTGTCCCTTGCCGAACAAGTCAAGGATATTTCGGCACGTCTTGAACTCGATGTGGATTTTGCCGAAGAAGAAGCGGACCCGGACTATGCGGCCTGGGGCGATAAGATTGCGGCGATTCGCTCAAACGTTGTCGCCATACTCAAAAGTTTCAAGGGCGCTGCCGTGCGTCGCTTGCCGCTGGTGGTTTTGTACGGCGCCCCGAACGCGGGCAAGTCGAGCCTTGCCAACGCGCTCCTCGGCGAAGACCGCATTCTGGTGAGCGACATTCCCGGGACGACGCGCGACTTTGTGGAAGTGCGTCTGTTCCTCGACGGCGGTGAAATTCGCCTGGTCGACACGGCGGGCATTGCGGCGCAGGCGACCGACAAGCTGGATGCGCTCAGCATGGAAAAGAGCCGGGAGATTCTGGAAGAAGCTGATTTGAAAATTCTCGTGGATGCGGGGGATGATGAGGCTCGGGGCTCGATGCCCTTGGCTCGGGAAAAGGGTGAACCCGCCTCGCGTGTCATTGCGAGGGAACGAAGTGACCGCGGCAATCCCGATTTCATCGTTCACTCCAAGAGCGACTTGCGCGACGCCAGCACTGCCGAAGGGGCCTGCCAAAATTCCCTTCGCGTTTCTTCCAAGACAGGCGAGGGCCTTGACGAACTCAAGCGCATGATGAATGAGTCTTTGTTCAAGAACGACGAGGCCACGGAAGATTTCTGGATTACGAGCGAACGCGAAAAGGCATGCCTTGAGGATGCCCTTGCCGGTATCGACCGCGCTCTCGATCTCATCCGCACGAATCCGGCGGTCGAACTGCTCGCCTTTGAGATGCAGCTTGTGCGCCGAGCGCTCCAGAGCATAGTGGGCGAGATTTCGTCCGAAGACATTTTACAATCTATTTTCGCGGGGTTCTGCATTGGCAAGTAG
- a CDS encoding aldose 1-epimerase, which yields MSSFSIISRPIGTVQCFVLQRDDGAEFEILSGYGAGLNAWRIPLKKADSQAADLLFGYRPGDDIYKMGPDTNAGCRLAPFPGRVAYAKFNWQGKDYQLVNNVSWAPHALHGFLQNAEWAFKSFEADSEKCIAEFTCDWAGAFAGFPFPFRATNKIIFTGETFTVESTVENLGKTDMPYSEGWHPYFMLGEKIDDLVMTLPPTKRSELDQADIPTGNLLDDTRFTSGRKIGADFINDCFCLEAPIPQCARAVLEGSIGTLDIWQNAGDGQYNAIQIYTPPTRDSIAIEPMTAEPDALNHHRGLIVVAPGEKRTFSFGATFKKK from the coding sequence ATGAGCAGTTTTTCGATTATTTCCCGGCCGATTGGCACGGTGCAGTGTTTCGTCCTCCAGCGCGACGACGGCGCTGAATTTGAAATCCTTTCCGGCTACGGTGCAGGCCTCAACGCCTGGCGCATTCCCCTTAAAAAGGCCGATAGTCAAGCCGCCGACCTCCTATTCGGTTACCGGCCGGGCGACGACATCTACAAAATGGGCCCGGACACAAACGCCGGTTGCCGCCTCGCTCCGTTCCCGGGCCGCGTAGCTTACGCAAAGTTCAACTGGCAAGGGAAAGACTACCAGCTTGTAAATAACGTAAGTTGGGCTCCGCACGCACTCCACGGATTCTTGCAAAATGCAGAGTGGGCTTTCAAGAGTTTTGAGGCCGATAGCGAAAAATGTATCGCCGAATTCACTTGCGACTGGGCCGGAGCCTTTGCCGGGTTCCCCTTCCCGTTCCGTGCCACAAACAAAATAATCTTCACTGGTGAAACCTTCACCGTAGAATCGACGGTTGAAAACCTCGGGAAAACGGACATGCCCTATTCCGAAGGTTGGCACCCGTACTTTATGCTCGGCGAAAAGATTGACGACCTCGTCATGACCCTCCCCCCGACAAAACGGAGCGAGCTCGACCAGGCCGACATTCCGACTGGGAACCTCCTCGACGACACGCGCTTTACGAGCGGTCGCAAAATCGGGGCAGACTTCATCAACGACTGTTTCTGCCTGGAAGCCCCCATTCCGCAATGTGCGCGAGCCGTTCTCGAAGGTTCCATAGGCACTCTCGATATTTGGCAGAATGCAGGCGACGGGCAGTACAACGCCATCCAGATTTACACCCCGCCCACACGCGACAGCATCGCCATCGAGCCCATGACCGCCGAGCCCGACGCCCTGAACCATCACCGCGGTTTAATTGTCGTAGCCCCCGGCGAAAAGCGTACTTTCTCGTTCGGCGCAACATTCAAAAAGAAGTAA